One segment of Sinorhizobium sp. BG8 DNA contains the following:
- the ureE gene encoding urease accessory protein UreE, which produces MPYRSTQILSPDTEHGTLIGTIVLQHDQRHLRRKLLHLHDDDVVMLDLKEPVQLAHGDLLLLDTGDCVQVVAAQEELYEILPRNGLHLVELAWHLGNRHLPAQVEEGRILVLRDHVIRDMLIGLGATVNDVVEPFHPVRGAYHSSGGHSHGHHHHHHD; this is translated from the coding sequence ATGCCCTATCGTTCCACGCAAATCCTGTCTCCAGACACCGAGCACGGAACACTCATCGGAACGATCGTCCTGCAGCATGACCAGCGCCATCTTCGCCGGAAGCTCCTGCACCTGCATGATGACGACGTGGTGATGCTGGACCTCAAGGAGCCGGTGCAACTCGCGCATGGCGACCTTCTGCTGCTCGATACCGGCGACTGCGTCCAGGTGGTGGCCGCGCAGGAGGAACTGTACGAAATCCTTCCACGCAACGGGCTGCATCTCGTTGAACTCGCATGGCACCTCGGCAACCGCCACCTTCCGGCCCAGGTGGAGGAGGGGCGTATCCTTGTTCTCAGGGACCACGTGATCCGCGACATGCTGATCGGCCTCGGGGCGACGGTCAATGATGTCGTTGAGCCGTTTCATCCGGTGCGCGGCGCATATCATTCCTCAGGTGGCCACAGTCACGGACACCATCATCACCACCATGACTGA
- the urtD gene encoding urea ABC transporter ATP-binding protein UrtD gives MNEKVSTSILYLDGVSVSFDGFKALNSLSFVVEPGELRAIIGPNGAGKTTMMDIITGKTRPDEGQVFFNGEIDLTKRDEADIAQLGIGRKFQKPTVFESHTVWDNIELALNRKRGVFATLFYRLTPEDKARIEEILETVRMLGRKDELAANLSHGQKQWLEIGMLLAQEPKLLLVDEPVAGMTDAETAETAILLKEIAKTRSVVVVEHDMGFIRDLGVKVTCLAEGSVLAEGSIDFVSNDPKVIENYLGR, from the coding sequence ATGAACGAGAAAGTCTCCACCAGCATTCTCTACCTCGACGGCGTCTCCGTTTCCTTCGACGGCTTCAAGGCACTGAACTCGCTCTCCTTCGTGGTCGAGCCGGGTGAACTCAGAGCCATCATCGGACCGAACGGAGCGGGCAAGACGACGATGATGGACATCATCACCGGTAAGACGCGTCCGGACGAGGGGCAGGTCTTCTTTAACGGGGAAATCGACCTCACCAAGCGCGATGAGGCGGACATCGCCCAGCTCGGGATCGGGCGCAAGTTCCAGAAGCCGACCGTGTTCGAGAGCCACACCGTATGGGACAACATCGAGCTTGCCCTGAACCGTAAGCGCGGCGTCTTCGCAACCCTGTTTTACCGGCTTACGCCCGAAGACAAGGCCCGCATCGAGGAAATCCTCGAGACCGTCCGGATGCTGGGGCGCAAGGACGAGCTCGCCGCCAACCTCTCCCATGGCCAGAAGCAGTGGCTGGAGATCGGCATGCTCCTTGCCCAGGAACCGAAGCTGTTGCTTGTCGACGAGCCGGTTGCCGGCATGACCGACGCCGAGACGGCGGAAACGGCGATCCTGCTCAAGGAGATCGCCAAGACGCGGTCGGTCGTCGTGGTCGAGCACGATATGGGCTTCATCCGGGATCTCGGCGTCAAGGTCACATGCCTTGCGGAAGGCTCGGTGCTTGCCGAGGGATCGATCGACTTCGTGAGCAACGATCCGAAGGTGATCGAGAACTATCTGGGGCGGTGA
- a CDS encoding efflux RND transporter permease subunit: MNFSAWSIRNPIAPLLAFVLLVFVGIQSFLTLPITRFPNIDVPVMAITVTQSGAAPAELELQVTKEIEDAVAGISGVDEIMSTVTDGSSVTSVLFEIEVPTNQALQDVKDAIDRIRSDLPASVDEPVVTKIDVEGQAIQTFAVSSPNMTLEELSWFVDDTVKRALQGQSGIGKIERYGGADREIRIDLNQDRLDSYGVSAADVNAQLRRMNTDIGSGRGQIAGSEQAIRVLGDARSVEKLSNSTIALPNGRFVRLSELGRISDTYEEPRSFSRFNGTPVVTFSVFRSKGASEVTVAESVQKSLATVREKNPEVSIELVDDAVYFTYGNYESAIHTLIEGALLAIIVVLLFLRNWRATLISAVALPLSAIPTFWIMDLLGFSLNLVSFLALTLATGILVDDAIVEIENIARHIKMGKTPYRAAIEAADEIGLAVIATTFTIIAVFVPVSFMPGIAGQYFIQFGLTVAVSVFFSLLVARLVTPVMAAYLMRSSDADGHEEEKDGLFMRGYTWVVTVTTRHWYSRYATLLAAIGFLVGSVMLLSTVPGSFMPPEDASRVVLSVELPPDAMLEDTDRTTSEIYERVKDLDGVESVFVLGGSSPKGDLELRRASVTVILEKLDHSLAYKLVNGVLAKLPLVGSYVPKLEPHGRIRPQWEIEKELFATLRDLPDVRIIKLNDRGERDLAFNLLSNDEADLNNTVGLLEAKLRADPVLSNVSSEGSLPRPELQIRPRYDQMARLGITTAQISEVVRVATIGDIDSQLTKVSLDGRLIPIRVQVDRDFRADLAAIRNLKIATATGAMVPLSSVADIDYSEGPSAIKRHNRNRVVSIGSDLRPGVALDTATARFKEIASSIDMPPTVQFAESGDAKVQAEMVENFGKAMLLGLMLVLMVLILLFKDVIQPFTILFSLPLAIGGVAAGLILTQNALSMPVLIGILMLMGIVTKNAILLVDFAIEMMHRGMERKEAMVEAGRKRARPIIMTSIAMSAGMLPSALGVGEGGSFRAPMAIAVIGGIIVSTVLSLVIVPSFFLIMDDLSRLLAWSFGRLVGKKDEEGEVLEPEALTRLAEENAKNVAELGERIESLEQQLEGQKRAVGKSNVLNHPALAAE; this comes from the coding sequence ATGAACTTTTCTGCTTGGTCCATTCGCAACCCGATTGCGCCTCTCCTGGCCTTTGTTCTTCTCGTATTCGTCGGGATTCAGTCGTTCCTGACGCTGCCGATCACGCGCTTTCCGAATATCGACGTTCCTGTCATGGCGATCACCGTCACGCAGAGCGGCGCGGCTCCTGCCGAGCTCGAACTGCAGGTGACGAAGGAAATCGAGGATGCCGTCGCCGGCATTTCCGGCGTCGACGAGATCATGTCTACGGTGACGGACGGCAGCTCGGTCACGTCGGTGCTGTTCGAGATCGAGGTTCCCACCAACCAGGCGCTCCAGGACGTCAAGGATGCGATCGACAGGATCCGCAGCGACCTGCCCGCATCGGTGGACGAGCCGGTCGTAACCAAGATCGACGTCGAGGGCCAGGCGATCCAGACCTTCGCGGTATCCTCGCCCAACATGACGCTCGAGGAACTCTCCTGGTTCGTCGACGATACGGTCAAGCGAGCGCTGCAGGGCCAGTCCGGCATTGGCAAGATCGAGCGCTACGGTGGCGCGGACCGGGAAATTCGCATCGACCTTAACCAGGACCGGCTGGATTCCTACGGCGTATCGGCGGCCGATGTGAACGCGCAGCTGCGCCGCATGAACACCGACATCGGTTCCGGCCGCGGCCAAATCGCCGGTAGCGAACAGGCAATTCGCGTGCTTGGCGACGCGAGGTCGGTAGAAAAGCTGTCGAATTCGACGATCGCCCTTCCGAACGGGCGCTTCGTGCGGCTGTCGGAGCTCGGCCGGATTTCCGACACCTATGAGGAACCGCGCTCCTTCTCGCGCTTCAACGGCACGCCCGTCGTCACCTTCTCGGTGTTTCGCTCCAAGGGCGCGAGCGAGGTCACGGTCGCGGAATCTGTCCAGAAGTCGCTCGCTACGGTGAGGGAAAAGAACCCGGAAGTTTCGATCGAGCTCGTGGACGATGCCGTATATTTCACCTACGGCAACTATGAATCCGCCATCCACACGCTGATCGAAGGTGCGCTGCTCGCGATCATCGTCGTCCTGCTCTTCCTCAGGAATTGGCGCGCGACCCTCATTTCCGCCGTCGCCCTACCCCTATCCGCGATTCCGACCTTCTGGATCATGGATCTCCTGGGCTTCTCGCTGAACCTCGTCAGCTTCCTCGCGCTGACGCTCGCGACAGGCATCCTCGTCGATGACGCGATCGTTGAGATCGAGAACATCGCCCGCCACATCAAGATGGGCAAGACGCCCTATCGCGCCGCGATCGAGGCGGCGGACGAGATCGGTCTTGCCGTGATCGCCACGACATTCACGATCATCGCTGTGTTCGTGCCCGTCTCCTTCATGCCGGGCATCGCCGGCCAGTATTTCATCCAGTTCGGCCTGACGGTCGCCGTCTCGGTCTTCTTCTCGCTTCTTGTCGCGCGCCTGGTCACACCCGTAATGGCCGCCTACCTCATGCGATCCAGTGACGCCGACGGTCATGAGGAAGAGAAAGACGGGCTGTTCATGCGCGGCTACACCTGGGTCGTCACCGTGACGACCCGCCATTGGTACAGCCGTTACGCGACGCTGCTTGCGGCGATCGGATTCCTCGTCGGATCGGTGATGCTGCTTTCGACCGTTCCGGGCAGCTTCATGCCGCCGGAAGATGCGTCACGCGTCGTCCTCTCGGTAGAACTGCCGCCCGATGCGATGCTGGAGGACACCGACCGCACCACGAGCGAGATCTACGAACGGGTGAAGGACCTCGACGGGGTCGAGAGCGTTTTCGTGCTCGGCGGCTCCTCTCCGAAGGGCGACCTCGAACTGCGCCGGGCCTCTGTGACCGTCATCCTGGAGAAGCTCGACCATTCGCTGGCCTACAAGCTCGTGAACGGCGTGCTGGCCAAGCTTCCCCTGGTCGGGAGCTACGTTCCGAAACTGGAACCGCATGGCCGCATCAGGCCGCAGTGGGAGATCGAAAAGGAACTCTTCGCCACCCTTCGCGACCTGCCCGACGTACGGATCATCAAGCTCAACGACCGCGGCGAGCGCGACCTGGCGTTCAACCTCCTTTCCAATGACGAGGCGGATCTCAACAACACCGTCGGCCTGCTGGAAGCCAAGCTCCGGGCCGACCCGGTCCTGTCGAACGTCAGCTCCGAAGGATCCCTTCCACGGCCGGAACTGCAGATCCGTCCCCGCTATGACCAGATGGCGCGCCTCGGCATCACCACCGCGCAGATTTCCGAAGTGGTGCGCGTCGCCACCATCGGGGACATCGACTCGCAGCTGACCAAGGTCTCGCTCGACGGCCGGCTGATCCCGATCCGCGTGCAGGTCGACCGCGACTTCCGCGCCGACCTTGCTGCAATCCGTAACCTCAAGATCGCCACGGCCACGGGCGCGATGGTCCCGCTTTCGAGCGTCGCCGATATCGATTATTCGGAAGGTCCGAGCGCCATCAAGCGTCACAACCGCAACCGCGTCGTCTCGATCGGCTCCGACCTGCGACCGGGCGTGGCGCTCGATACCGCGACGGCCCGATTCAAGGAAATCGCCTCGAGCATCGACATGCCGCCGACCGTGCAGTTCGCCGAAAGTGGCGACGCCAAGGTTCAGGCCGAGATGGTCGAGAATTTCGGCAAGGCCATGCTGCTCGGCCTGATGCTGGTTCTGATGGTCCTTATCCTGCTGTTCAAGGACGTCATCCAGCCCTTCACCATCCTCTTCTCGCTACCACTCGCGATCGGTGGCGTGGCTGCGGGTCTCATCCTGACGCAGAACGCCCTGTCGATGCCTGTGCTGATCGGCATTCTCATGCTGATGGGCATCGTGACCAAGAATGCCATCCTGCTCGTCGATTTCGCAATCGAGATGATGCACCGGGGCATGGAGCGGAAGGAGGCGATGGTGGAAGCAGGTCGCAAGCGCGCCCGTCCCATCATCATGACGTCGATCGCCATGTCCGCCGGCATGCTGCCGTCTGCGCTCGGTGTTGGCGAAGGCGGCTCGTTCCGCGCGCCGATGGCGATCGCGGTGATCGGCGGAATCATCGTTTCCACGGTGCTGAGCCTCGTGATCGTCCCCTCCTTCTTCCTGATCATGGACGACCTGTCGCGGCTGCTCGCCTGGTCGTTCGGCCGCCTTGTCGGCAAGAAGGACGAGGAAGGCGAGGTGCTGGAGCCCGAAGCACTGACTCGCCTGGCCGAGGAAAATGCGAAGAACGTCGCGGAACTCGGCGAACGCATAGAGTCGCTCGAACAGCAGCTGGAAGGCCAGAAGCGTGCCGTGGGAAAGTCCAACGTTCTCAACCATCCGGCGCTGGCGGCTGAATAG
- a CDS encoding DUF1272 domain-containing protein, which produces MLELRPNCECCDRDLPPESRDAMICTFECTFCADCATGVLSGICPNCSGELVRRPVRPVEKLEKYPASTRRVLKAEGCGPARAA; this is translated from the coding sequence ATGCTGGAACTGCGTCCCAATTGCGAGTGCTGCGACCGCGATCTGCCGCCCGAAAGCCGGGACGCGATGATCTGCACTTTCGAGTGCACGTTCTGCGCCGACTGCGCGACCGGGGTTCTTTCCGGCATCTGCCCGAACTGCAGCGGCGAACTGGTTCGTCGGCCGGTGCGACCGGTTGAGAAACTCGAGAAGTATCCCGCATCAACCAGGCGTGTCCTCAAGGCGGAAGGCTGCGGCCCCGCCAGGGCTGCCTGA
- a CDS encoding GGDEF domain-containing protein translates to MSGSLAHWIRARIGAGAVENRADISTFVLYTVLTMTALVTAVFLALTTVLAEFELLPVSYATAIHLGSLKTLLIAASVTALLACLASMAIQEMLVTRAEHRRRKELDPLSGLLKRDAFLDFMHMTKVRGFLVLLDIDHFRIVNERYGRDAGDAVIAALAEDLRRTFRSPHIICRYGGEEFAVLFTGMDYDDCLLGIEEVRRSIGSRSIRVGTRAFSVTTSAGVADFREDRSPAVALKVADHALYLAKSLGRDRTVHESETEQLLAPSRRSDTVRRRKSGKNSRARAVKPSPAERHAGDALRPAQSSG, encoded by the coding sequence ATGTCAGGAAGTCTGGCGCACTGGATTCGAGCCCGTATCGGGGCCGGTGCGGTGGAAAACAGGGCGGATATATCGACGTTCGTGCTTTATACGGTGCTGACGATGACGGCGCTCGTCACCGCAGTGTTCCTGGCGCTGACGACCGTTCTCGCCGAATTCGAGCTTCTGCCGGTATCCTATGCCACTGCAATTCATCTCGGCAGCCTGAAGACCCTGCTCATCGCGGCGAGCGTTACCGCACTTCTTGCATGCCTTGCCAGCATGGCAATTCAGGAGATGCTGGTGACGCGGGCCGAACACCGCCGGCGCAAGGAGCTTGATCCGCTGTCGGGCCTGCTCAAACGGGACGCCTTCCTCGACTTCATGCACATGACGAAGGTACGCGGTTTTCTCGTGCTCCTCGATATCGATCACTTTCGCATCGTGAACGAGCGCTATGGCAGGGATGCCGGCGATGCGGTCATCGCCGCGCTGGCCGAGGATCTGCGCCGGACCTTTCGCTCGCCGCACATCATATGCCGTTACGGCGGCGAGGAGTTCGCAGTCCTGTTCACCGGAATGGACTACGATGACTGCCTCCTTGGCATCGAGGAAGTACGGCGTTCCATCGGATCGCGCTCGATCCGGGTCGGCACGAGAGCGTTCTCCGTGACGACTTCGGCGGGCGTCGCCGATTTCCGGGAAGACAGGAGCCCGGCCGTCGCGCTCAAGGTCGCCGACCACGCGCTTTATCTGGCCAAGTCGCTCGGACGCGACCGGACCGTCCACGAGTCGGAAACGGAGCAACTTCTGGCACCAAGCCGGCGGTCGGATACCGTGCGGCGGCGAAAGAGCGGCAAGAATTCCAGGGCGCGCGCAGTCAAGCCGTCTCCTGCCGAGCGGCACGCTGGGGATGCGCTTCGGCCCGCCCAAAGTTCCGGCTGA
- a CDS encoding Urease operon accessory protein — translation MIVGNGDLPDDAAGRIDASDIVIRFNDCRSVGRGGTKTDIIAVCNTGRPALSMLAGGVWKSSPAVERASEFWGVRDPAKFEAMRATLAGTHPELDDFCDDYTEGFATFAAVTGRRFRVIPAAVHETLDDELLALAPPPYVVPSSGLVVIADVLETMAGPDDTVVLAGFGHAGWEWHPFEAERAWADDLARAGLVRRLHAASDALQPAIAEVSS, via the coding sequence ATGATTGTCGGAAACGGAGACCTGCCGGACGATGCTGCCGGCAGGATCGACGCGTCCGACATCGTGATCCGCTTCAACGACTGCCGTTCCGTCGGAAGGGGCGGGACGAAGACCGATATCATCGCTGTCTGCAACACAGGCAGGCCGGCACTGTCGATGCTGGCTGGAGGCGTCTGGAAATCGAGCCCCGCCGTCGAGCGGGCATCCGAATTCTGGGGGGTGCGCGATCCCGCGAAGTTCGAGGCGATGAGGGCGACGCTTGCCGGGACCCATCCCGAGCTCGACGATTTCTGCGACGACTACACCGAGGGATTTGCGACTTTTGCCGCGGTCACGGGGCGAAGGTTCCGCGTCATTCCGGCCGCCGTGCACGAAACCCTTGACGATGAGTTGCTTGCGCTAGCGCCGCCGCCCTACGTGGTGCCGAGCTCCGGCCTCGTCGTCATCGCGGACGTGCTAGAGACCATGGCGGGACCCGATGATACCGTTGTGCTCGCCGGCTTCGGTCATGCCGGCTGGGAGTGGCATCCGTTCGAGGCCGAGCGTGCCTGGGCCGACGACCTCGCGCGTGCGGGTCTGGTTCGCCGCCTGCATGCTGCGTCCGATGCCCTACAGCCCGCTATCGCGGAGGTCTCGTCGTGA
- the urtE gene encoding urea ABC transporter ATP-binding subunit UrtE, whose protein sequence is MLTVDNINLHYGAAQALRGVSISAPMGKITCVLGRNGVGKTSLLRAITGQHATSAGTISFNDTALNGMAPYNRAKLGVGFVPQGREIFPLLTVKENLESGYAPVPRSQRFIPDDIFSLFPILQSMLGRRGGDLSGGQQQQLAIGRALVTRPKILVLDEPTEGIQPSIIKDIGRAIKYLRDSTGMAILLVEQYLDFCRELADHVYIMDRGEIVHQGPAETLDTPEARRHLTV, encoded by the coding sequence ATGCTGACCGTCGACAACATCAATCTTCATTACGGGGCGGCTCAGGCGCTGCGCGGCGTATCGATCTCGGCGCCGATGGGCAAGATCACCTGTGTTCTCGGGCGAAACGGCGTCGGCAAGACGAGCCTTCTGCGTGCGATCACCGGCCAGCACGCGACGAGTGCCGGCACCATCTCGTTCAACGACACGGCGCTCAACGGCATGGCACCCTATAACAGGGCCAAGCTCGGCGTCGGCTTCGTGCCGCAGGGGCGCGAGATCTTCCCGCTCCTGACGGTCAAGGAAAACCTTGAATCCGGATACGCCCCAGTGCCGCGCAGCCAGCGCTTCATCCCCGACGATATTTTCAGCCTCTTCCCCATCCTGCAGTCGATGCTCGGCCGGAGGGGCGGCGACCTTTCGGGCGGCCAGCAGCAGCAACTGGCGATCGGCCGCGCGCTAGTGACGCGCCCGAAAATCCTCGTTCTCGACGAGCCGACCGAAGGCATCCAGCCATCGATCATCAAGGATATCGGCCGGGCGATCAAATACCTCCGCGATTCCACGGGGATGGCAATTCTGCTTGTGGAACAGTATCTTGATTTTTGCCGCGAACTTGCGGATCACGTCTACATCATGGATCGCGGCGAGATCGTCCACCAGGGACCGGCCGAAACGCTCGACACCCCGGAGGCGAGGCGGCATCTGACGGTTTGA
- the ureG gene encoding urease accessory protein UreG: MTSKNGPLRVGIGGPVGSGKTALTEKLCKAMREQYSVAVVTNDIYTKEDAEALVRMQALSSDRIVGVETGGCPHTAIREDATINLQAIADLNRRIPDLDVVFIESGGDNLAATFSPDLADLTIYVISVCQGEEIPRKGGPGITRSDLLVINKKDLAPHVGADLGIMESDATRMRATRPFVFSDMKRGDGIDEIVDFLKVQGGLH; encoded by the coding sequence ATGACATCGAAAAATGGCCCCTTGCGCGTTGGCATCGGCGGTCCGGTCGGATCCGGCAAAACCGCCCTGACCGAGAAGCTCTGCAAGGCGATGCGCGAGCAATATTCCGTGGCCGTAGTAACCAACGACATCTACACCAAGGAAGACGCGGAGGCGCTGGTGCGCATGCAGGCGCTGTCGTCCGACCGAATCGTCGGCGTCGAGACGGGCGGCTGCCCGCACACCGCGATTCGGGAAGACGCGACGATCAATCTGCAGGCGATCGCCGACCTCAATCGCCGCATCCCCGATCTCGACGTCGTGTTCATCGAGTCCGGCGGCGACAACCTTGCGGCCACCTTCTCACCTGATCTCGCCGACCTGACGATCTACGTGATCTCCGTCTGTCAGGGAGAGGAAATTCCGCGGAAAGGCGGCCCGGGCATCACGCGGTCCGATCTTCTCGTCATCAACAAGAAGGATCTTGCGCCCCATGTCGGTGCGGACCTGGGTATCATGGAAAGCGATGCCACGCGCATGCGCGCAACCCGCCCCTTCGTGTTCTCGGACATGAAGCGGGGAGACGGCATCGACGAAATCGTCGATTTCCTGAAAGTGCAGGGCGGACTTCACTGA
- the urtC gene encoding urea ABC transporter permease subunit UrtC — MITQMLLRNHDRKVVTVAFLILLAALAVPVANLAIPAGNPLHVPDHLVPLLGKYLCYALLALALDLVWGYCGILSLGHGAFFALGGYAMGMYLMRQIGSRGVYANPVLPDFMVFLNWQELPWYWYGFDRFWFAALMVLAVPGLLAFVFGWFAFRSRVTGVYLSIITQAMTYALLLAFFRNEMGFGGNNGLTDFKDILGANVQASGTRAVLFAATAIALAAALVLSSAIVKSKYGKVLVGVRDAESRTRFLGYRVENMKLFIFTVSAMMAGIAGALYVPQVGIINPGEFAPANSIEVVIWTAVGGRGTLIGPIIGAVLVNFGKSVFTAAFPEFWLFALGALFVATTLFLPKGIVGTIQQFARSRKEKQAAAAAESAYQDGGSGKGGLGSLASPEPQAAE; from the coding sequence ATGATCACCCAAATGCTTCTCCGCAATCACGACAGGAAGGTTGTCACCGTCGCCTTTCTCATCCTGCTCGCCGCACTGGCCGTGCCGGTTGCCAACCTGGCGATCCCCGCAGGAAATCCACTGCACGTGCCCGACCACCTCGTGCCACTCCTTGGCAAGTATCTGTGCTATGCGCTGCTTGCGCTCGCCCTCGATCTGGTCTGGGGCTATTGCGGCATCCTCTCGCTCGGACACGGCGCCTTCTTCGCTCTCGGCGGCTACGCCATGGGCATGTATCTCATGCGCCAGATCGGCTCACGCGGCGTCTATGCCAATCCCGTGTTGCCGGACTTCATGGTCTTCCTGAATTGGCAGGAACTTCCCTGGTACTGGTACGGGTTCGACCGCTTCTGGTTCGCGGCGCTGATGGTGCTCGCCGTGCCCGGGCTTCTCGCCTTCGTCTTCGGCTGGTTCGCCTTTCGCTCGCGCGTTACCGGCGTCTATCTTTCCATCATCACGCAGGCCATGACCTACGCCCTGCTCCTTGCCTTCTTCCGCAACGAGATGGGTTTCGGGGGCAATAACGGGCTCACGGACTTCAAGGACATCCTCGGCGCAAACGTGCAGGCGAGCGGGACGCGCGCGGTCCTCTTTGCCGCCACCGCAATCGCGCTTGCCGCAGCACTTGTACTGAGCTCCGCAATCGTCAAGTCGAAGTACGGCAAGGTCCTGGTTGGCGTGCGTGACGCGGAAAGCCGGACGCGCTTCCTCGGCTACCGGGTCGAGAACATGAAGCTCTTCATCTTCACCGTGTCGGCCATGATGGCAGGTATCGCGGGCGCGCTCTACGTGCCGCAGGTGGGCATTATCAACCCGGGCGAGTTCGCGCCGGCAAACTCCATCGAAGTCGTCATCTGGACGGCGGTCGGCGGCCGCGGGACCCTGATCGGGCCAATCATCGGCGCCGTCCTCGTAAACTTCGGCAAGAGCGTGTTCACCGCGGCGTTTCCCGAGTTCTGGCTGTTTGCGCTCGGTGCACTCTTCGTGGCCACCACGCTCTTCCTGCCGAAGGGCATCGTCGGCACGATCCAGCAGTTCGCCCGTTCGCGCAAGGAGAAGCAGGCAGCCGCCGCGGCGGAGAGCGCATACCAGGACGGCGGCAGCGGCAAGGGCGGACTCGGCTCTCTCGCATCGCCCGAACCCCAGGCAGCGGAGTGA
- a CDS encoding urease subunit beta encodes MIPGEVIAASGEIELNVGLPVVTLEVSNTGDRPVQVGSHYHFFETNPGLVFEREKARGMRLDIPAGTAVRFEPGQTRSVNLIPFAGKREIYGFRQDVMGKL; translated from the coding sequence ATGATCCCAGGCGAAGTCATTGCCGCGAGCGGCGAGATCGAACTCAATGTGGGCCTGCCTGTCGTGACGCTGGAGGTTTCCAATACAGGCGACCGGCCAGTGCAGGTCGGCAGCCACTATCATTTCTTCGAGACCAATCCCGGTCTCGTCTTCGAACGCGAGAAGGCGCGCGGCATGCGGCTCGATATTCCCGCAGGCACGGCCGTGCGCTTCGAGCCGGGGCAGACGCGCTCAGTCAATCTCATCCCCTTCGCCGGCAAGCGCGAGATCTACGGTTTCCGCCAGGACGTGATGGGAAAACTCTGA
- a CDS encoding Crp/Fnr family transcriptional regulator, with amino-acid sequence MNRHLRPTPRDADLLVNCNVLSRLDGPSLTSMMEIVSIGKLAPRQMLFREGDPAETLYCILTGYVRVFKANPDGRGADVALYGPGELIGPSAAFGDASYSASAQAAETATVAGFNLKRVRDIASHHPDVAVALLGTLSSQLSASYACVANDRLHTAVQRVARYLLENCGHDGKATTFRLPYPKSLLAGKLGLAPEALSRAFAALRPCHVTVRGRQVQIGDPRSLAQF; translated from the coding sequence ATGAACAGGCATCTCAGACCCACACCGCGTGACGCCGACCTTCTGGTGAACTGCAACGTCCTTTCCCGACTGGACGGTCCTTCGCTGACATCCATGATGGAGATCGTGTCGATCGGGAAGCTGGCCCCCCGGCAGATGCTGTTCCGCGAGGGTGATCCGGCGGAGACGCTCTATTGCATCCTCACCGGCTATGTCCGGGTCTTCAAGGCAAATCCGGACGGACGGGGCGCCGACGTGGCGCTTTACGGCCCCGGGGAACTGATCGGGCCAAGTGCGGCCTTCGGCGATGCCAGCTACTCGGCCAGCGCCCAGGCGGCAGAAACAGCCACCGTCGCAGGCTTCAACCTCAAGCGCGTACGCGATATCGCAAGCCACCACCCGGACGTAGCCGTGGCCCTCCTCGGGACGCTTTCATCCCAGCTTTCGGCCTCCTACGCCTGCGTCGCGAACGATCGCCTTCATACGGCCGTGCAGCGGGTCGCCCGGTATCTTCTCGAAAACTGCGGCCATGACGGCAAGGCCACGACGTTCCGCCTTCCCTATCCGAAGAGTCTGCTTGCCGGCAAACTCGGTCTGGCGCCGGAAGCCCTGTCACGCGCCTTCGCCGCCCTACGGCCGTGCCACGTCACCGTCCGTGGCCGCCAGGTCCAGATCGGCGATCCGCGCTCGCTCGCCCAGTTCTGA
- a CDS encoding urease subunit gamma, with product MNLTPREKDKLLIAMAAIVARKRLERGVKLNHPEAIALITDFVVEGARDGRPVAELMEAGAHVLTRAQVMEGIAEMIHDIQIEATFPDGTKLVTVHEPIR from the coding sequence ATGAACCTGACCCCCCGCGAAAAAGACAAACTGCTGATCGCAATGGCGGCCATCGTGGCGCGCAAGCGGCTGGAGCGCGGCGTGAAGCTCAACCATCCGGAAGCGATCGCGCTCATCACGGATTTCGTGGTGGAAGGCGCGCGTGATGGGCGTCCCGTCGCCGAACTCATGGAGGCAGGCGCGCATGTGCTGACGCGCGCCCAGGTGATGGAGGGGATTGCGGAAATGATCCACGACATCCAGATCGAGGCGACCTTTCCCGACGGCACCAAGCTTGTAACCGTCCACGAACCGATCCGGTGA